A single window of Candoia aspera isolate rCanAsp1 chromosome 3, rCanAsp1.hap2, whole genome shotgun sequence DNA harbors:
- the KLHL20 gene encoding kelch-like protein 20, with translation MDTKPMRRCTSNRAGETGMDVTSRCTLGDPNKLPEGVPQPARMPYISDKHPRQTLEVINLLRKHRELCDVVLVVGAKKIYAHRVILSACSPYFRAMFTGELAESRQTEVVIRDIDERAMELLIDFAYTSQITVEEGNVQTLLPAACLLQLAEIQEACCEFLKRQLDPSNCLGIRAFADTHSCRELLRIADKFTQHNFQEVMESEEFMLLPANQLIDIISSDELNVRSEEQVFNAVMAWVKYSIQERRPQLPQVLQHVRLPLLSPKFLVGTVGSDPLIKSDEECRDLVDEAKNYLLLPQERPLMQGPRTRPRKPIRCGEVLFAVGGWCSGDAISSVERYDPQTNEWRMVASMSKRRCGVGVSVLDDLLYAVGGHDGSSYLNSVERYDPKTNQWSSDVAPTSTCRTSVGVAVLGGYLYAVGGQDGVSCLNIVERYDPKENKWTRVASMSTRRLGVAVAVLGGFLYAVGGSDGTSPLNTVERYNPQENRWHTIAPMGTRRKHLGCAVYQDMIYAVGGRDDTTELSSAERYNPRTNQWSPVVAMTSRRSGVGLAVVNGQLMAVGGFDGTTYLKTIEVFDPDANTWRLYGGMNYRRLGGGVGVIKMTHCESHIW, from the exons ATGGACACAAAACCAATGCGCAG GTGTACTAGTAATCGAGCAGGTGAAACCGGAATGGACGTAACAAGCCGTTGCACTCTCGGAGATCCCAACAAACTACCAGAAGGGGTGCCACAACCTGCTCGCATGCCTTACATATCAGACAAGCACCCTCGCCAAACACTAGAGGTTATCAACTTGTTGCGTAAGCACCGGGAGCTGTGTGATGTGGTGCTGGTTGTGGGGGCCAAAAAGATCTATGCCCACCGGGTCATCCTGTCAGCCTGCAGCCCCTACTTCCGAGCTATGTTCACAGGAGAGCTTGCAGAGAGCCGGCAGACTGAGGTGGTGATCAGAGACATTGATGAAAGGGCCATGGAACTGCTGATTGACTTTGCATATACTTCCCAAATTACGGTAGAAGAGGGCAATGTTCAGACCTTACTGCCAGCTGCCTGCCTCCTCCAGCTAGCTGAGATCCAAGAAGcctgctgtgagtttctgaaaagACAGTTGGATCCTTCCAACTGCCTTGGCATCCGGGCGTTTGCTGATACTCATTCTTGCCGTGAACTTCTTAGAATTGCTGATAAATTCACTCAACATAATTTTCAAGAG GTGATGGAAAGTGAGGAATTCATGCTGCTTCCAGCAAATCAGCTTATTGACATAATTTCCAGTGATGAACTCAATGTCCGGAGCGAAGAGCAGGTGTTCAATGCAGTAATGGCTTGGGTCAAATACAGCATTCAAGAAAGGCGACCTCAGCTTCCTCAG GTATTGCAACACGTCCGCTTGCCACTTCTTAGTCCAAAGTTCTTGGTGGGCACAGTTGGCTCTGATCCACTCATTAAAAGTGATGAAGAATGTAG gGATTTAGTAGATGAAGCTAAGAACTACCTGCTGTTGCCCCAAGAACGACCACTGATGCAGGGTCCTAGAACTCGACCACGCAAACCCATCCGTTGTGGAGAAGTTCTCTTCGCAG TGGGTGGCTGGTGTAGCGGAGATGCAATTTCCAGTGTTGAGCGCTATGATCCTCAAACAAATGAGTGGCGGATGGTGGCTTCCATGAGCAAAAGACGATGTGGTGTTGGAGTTAGTGTCTTAGATGATCTTCTTTATGCAGTAGGAGGACATGATGGTTCTTCCTATCTAAATAGTGTAGAAAG atatgATCCAAAGACCAATCAGTGGAGCAGTGATGTGGCACCTACCAGCACTTGCAGAACCAGTGTTGGAGTGGCAGTACTTGGTGGATATTTGTATGCTGTAGGTGGTCAGGACGGTGTTTCCTGTCTCAACATCGttgaaag GTATgatccaaaagaaaacaaatggactCGTGTAGCTTCCATGAGTACTAGGCGACTTGGGGTGGCTGTGGCTGTGCTAGGGGGCTTCCTGTATGCTGTTGGAGGCTCTGATGGGACATCGCCTCTGAACACAG TGGAACGCTACAACCCCCAGGAGAATCGCTGGCATACAATTGCACCTATGGGAACGCGACGTAAGCACCTAGGGTGTGCCGTGTATCAAGATATGATCTATGCTGTGGGAGGCAGAGATGATACTACTGAACTCAGCAGTGCTGAGCGATACAACCCCAGAACCAACCAGTGGTCCCCTGTAGTGGCTATGACATCACGCCGAAGTGGG GTTGGGCTTGCTGTGGTGAATGGACAGCTAATGGCTGTGGGAGGCTTTGATGGCACAACATACTTGAAGACAATTGAGGTATTTGATCCAGATGCCAACACGTGGAG